One region of Syntrophobacter fumaroxidans MPOB genomic DNA includes:
- a CDS encoding response regulator: MADDDVEDCMLATEAFEASGAAGAFSCVKDGIELMEYLSERVRSVAEELPGLILLDLNMPRKDGREALVEIKAEPALKHIPIVILTTSREGRDMTFTREAGANSFITKPDTFDEWVQIMKSLAQRWLAE, encoded by the coding sequence ATGGCCGATGACGATGTCGAGGACTGCATGCTGGCGACCGAGGCCTTCGAAGCCAGCGGAGCGGCGGGTGCCTTCTCGTGTGTCAAGGACGGGATCGAGCTTATGGAGTACCTTTCGGAGCGCGTGCGATCCGTAGCGGAAGAACTGCCCGGGCTGATCCTGCTCGACCTCAATATGCCTCGCAAGGACGGCCGCGAGGCGCTCGTGGAAATCAAGGCCGAACCGGCCCTGAAGCATATCCCCATCGTCATCCTGACCACTTCCCGGGAAGGCCGTGACATGACCTTTACCAGGGAGGCGGGAGCGAACTCGTTCATCACCAAACCGGACACTTTCGACGAATGGGTCCAAATCATGAAGTCATTGGCTCAGCGTTGGCTTGCAGAGTAA
- a CDS encoding HTH domain-containing protein → MTRVGHRGRMRDHAVILQRLLKEHKRISLARIAEELGASELTARRWIDSFSCVMPIRLEKGIVIVEDFRRRE, encoded by the coding sequence ATGACCAGGGTCGGCCACAGGGGCAGAATGCGGGACCATGCCGTGATCCTGCAAAGACTCCTCAAGGAACACAAGCGCATCTCGCTCGCTCGCATCGCAGAGGAACTCGGCGCCAGCGAGCTCACGGCTCGCAGGTGGATCGATTCTTTCAGCTGTGTCATGCCCATCAGGCTGGAGAAGGGGATCGTCATCGTCGAAGATTTCAGGCGGCGCGAGTAG
- a CDS encoding class I SAM-dependent rRNA methyltransferase, translating to MQPLFLLPGREKRILQGHRWVFNNEIDGRLPDFEPGSWVEVFSSKRVPLGRGYINPRSLIAVRLVTGPGQEPTREFFSELLRRAEEKRTLLYYPGSTCHRVVFGESDGIPGLIVDRYGDVLVIQVTTLGMARMQSLIQELMVELFRPAAIVCRNDTSVRRLEGLPLEKGLAFGELPEDIRVNIDGLELRVDPLGGQKTGLFLDQRDNRRALLRWIGGKRVLDLFCYTGAWGLAAARGGASRVVGVDASAEAVDQARSNAAANNVADRCEFIRSEALQYLRTLRKGDFDVIVLDPPAFAKTKSALPEAQKGYTDLNRRALLALAPGGLLVTCSCSYHMSEELFARALLQAARAGGRQLRLMESRGQAPDHPVLLAMPETRYLKCWFLEVV from the coding sequence ATGCAGCCTCTTTTCTTGCTCCCCGGACGTGAGAAGCGAATCCTCCAGGGACATCGCTGGGTGTTCAACAACGAGATTGACGGACGGCTCCCCGACTTTGAACCGGGGAGTTGGGTCGAAGTGTTCTCATCGAAAAGAGTCCCGCTCGGCCGCGGTTACATCAATCCCCGATCGCTCATTGCAGTGCGGCTGGTGACCGGCCCGGGTCAGGAACCGACCCGGGAGTTCTTCTCCGAGCTGCTGCGCAGAGCCGAGGAAAAACGCACCCTGCTTTACTATCCGGGGTCCACCTGCCACCGCGTCGTCTTCGGGGAATCGGACGGCATCCCGGGCCTGATCGTGGACCGTTATGGCGACGTGCTCGTCATCCAGGTCACCACCCTGGGGATGGCCCGCATGCAATCGCTGATCCAGGAGCTTATGGTGGAACTCTTCCGGCCGGCAGCCATCGTCTGCCGAAACGATACGTCGGTGCGCAGGCTCGAAGGCCTCCCGCTGGAGAAGGGGCTCGCGTTCGGCGAGCTCCCGGAAGACATCCGGGTGAACATTGACGGTCTCGAGCTCCGGGTAGACCCCCTGGGAGGCCAGAAGACCGGCCTGTTTCTCGACCAGAGGGACAATCGCCGCGCCCTGCTCCGCTGGATCGGAGGCAAGCGCGTTCTGGACCTGTTTTGCTATACCGGTGCCTGGGGACTCGCCGCCGCCCGCGGAGGTGCCTCCCGAGTGGTTGGGGTCGACGCATCCGCAGAAGCCGTCGACCAGGCGCGTTCCAATGCGGCGGCAAACAACGTGGCCGACCGGTGTGAATTCATCCGCTCGGAGGCCCTTCAATACCTTAGAACCCTGAGGAAAGGCGACTTCGACGTCATCGTCCTCGATCCTCCGGCCTTCGCGAAAACCAAGAGCGCCCTGCCGGAGGCTCAGAAAGGATACACCGATTTGAACCGTCGGGCGCTCCTCGCCCTTGCCCCGGGGGGCCTGCTGGTCACCTGCTCGTGCTCCTACCACATGAGCGAGGAGCTCTTCGCCCGAGCTCTGCTGCAGGCAGCGCGGGCCGGCGGCAGACAGCTGCGGCTCATGGAATCGCGCGGCCAGGCGCCGGACCACCCGGTCCTGCTCGCCATGCCCGAAACCCGCTACCTCAAATGCTGGTTCCTGGAAGTCGTCTGA
- a CDS encoding helix-turn-helix domain-containing protein — MSPFEIRIALLREGVSMRSIARKLGVSPNSVSLVVNRRMVSRRIMSEIALAIKSELTGVFPEQFGKRR; from the coding sequence ATGTCTCCGTTCGAGATCAGGATCGCCCTCCTCCGGGAAGGCGTTTCCATGAGGTCCATTGCGCGCAAGCTGGGAGTGTCGCCCAACTCGGTCTCGCTGGTAGTGAACCGGCGCATGGTCAGCCGGAGAATCATGTCCGAAATTGCGCTCGCAATCAAATCGGAATTAACTGGAGTCTTTCCCGAGCAGTTCGGAAAGCGTCGTTAG
- a CDS encoding ATP-binding protein codes for MATSPEFMIPRGRFWQSIRGKLVLLLLVLLIPTVLVQAYSFHDQLKASRARELQANLELARAVAKTFESFVQDVLHQELALGLAITSSRPMVPTDITRLLEKSQQGYAAVRDFSWVEPDGVFRHSSNSAMLGRNNRDRAYFRDILSGRQWTVGELVKARTTGKPVFGISRGIRDESGVLLGVVVATVSPEQLDSVLSVERGKGGGLALVDHKGMLVYRYPAIDVSWEEREWLRQYPEYVEVFKGKEITASVYADYEKRRRLVGFTPISSIGWAATAGRTEEVAIAAITSTLLTQTVIFLVINLAAFGVALLLSRSISIPVKRLRDHALAIGRGQGGEPAPAVGPAELGELADSFNRMAETLRSRETSLLEAQRRLTAIMDSIADGFYTLDREWRFTHINDAALAYFGKTREEVAGRSILDVFPGVAGSVFEAAYRRALETGESQYLEAASVVTGRMIEIFVYPGPEHLTALFRDISERKWMEEELRRSRDELERRVLERTAELVNANKQLGEKAALLDLAHDAILVRDADEKVVFWNRGAEETYGWSESEALGKPVRELLGTRFPLPWEQIKATLLKENGWEGELVHTAEDGRRVVVNSRWALQRDGSGQPVGILEINRDITGRKKAEDELKAYAERLALINQELEEFAFVASHDLQEPLRKIKTYGDLLQKRCAPCLDDAGLGFLERMLRSADRMRRLLNDLLQYSRVAAKQEPFKEIQLGEVVREAANVFEQRAGGLIEIRKLPTIEADESQMLRLFQNLIGNALKFCGAASPQVKISAKCDHKGGCEIHVEDNGIGFEQHYAERIFKPFQRLHGRDEYEGTGMGLAICRKIVERHGGNIRVESEPGKGSTFIIRLPVRQHGPEERH; via the coding sequence ATGGCGACTTCGCCCGAATTCATGATACCTCGGGGTAGGTTTTGGCAGAGCATCCGGGGCAAACTTGTTCTCCTTCTCCTGGTTCTGCTCATCCCGACCGTGCTCGTTCAAGCCTATTCATTCCATGACCAACTCAAGGCAAGCCGTGCACGCGAGTTGCAGGCCAACCTCGAGCTTGCCCGCGCAGTGGCGAAGACGTTCGAATCGTTCGTGCAGGACGTCCTCCATCAAGAGCTGGCGCTCGGGCTTGCGATCACTTCTTCCCGGCCCATGGTCCCGACGGACATCACGCGGCTTCTGGAAAAAAGCCAGCAGGGCTACGCGGCCGTGCGCGATTTCTCCTGGGTGGAACCGGACGGCGTCTTCCGTCATTCGAGCAACTCCGCCATGTTGGGGAGAAACAACAGGGATCGGGCCTATTTTCGCGATATTCTGAGCGGGCGGCAATGGACGGTTGGCGAACTGGTCAAGGCAAGGACGACCGGCAAACCGGTCTTTGGCATTTCTAGGGGCATTCGCGACGAAAGCGGCGTTCTGCTCGGCGTCGTGGTCGCCACGGTCAGCCCCGAGCAGCTGGACTCGGTGCTCTCGGTCGAGAGAGGCAAGGGCGGAGGTCTTGCACTGGTCGACCACAAGGGCATGCTGGTCTATCGATATCCGGCCATAGACGTCTCGTGGGAAGAGCGCGAATGGCTCAGGCAGTATCCGGAGTACGTGGAGGTGTTCAAAGGCAAAGAAATCACCGCGTCGGTATACGCGGATTATGAAAAGAGGAGACGCCTGGTCGGCTTCACCCCGATTTCATCCATAGGCTGGGCGGCCACCGCCGGGCGCACGGAAGAGGTTGCCATTGCGGCGATCACCTCCACTCTTCTGACTCAGACGGTCATCTTCCTGGTCATCAACCTGGCGGCGTTCGGCGTCGCCCTTCTTTTGTCCCGTTCCATTTCCATCCCGGTAAAGCGGCTTCGTGACCACGCCCTGGCCATCGGGCGCGGACAGGGGGGCGAGCCCGCGCCGGCCGTCGGCCCCGCCGAGCTCGGGGAGCTCGCCGATTCGTTCAACAGGATGGCCGAGACGTTGCGGTCCAGGGAAACGAGCCTGCTCGAGGCACAACGACGCCTGACGGCCATCATGGACAGCATCGCCGACGGCTTCTACACCCTGGACCGGGAATGGCGGTTCACGCACATCAACGATGCCGCCCTCGCCTATTTTGGAAAGACGAGGGAGGAGGTGGCCGGGCGTTCCATCCTGGACGTATTCCCAGGAGTCGCGGGCAGTGTTTTCGAGGCCGCGTACCGGCGTGCCCTGGAAACGGGGGAATCCCAGTACCTGGAAGCCGCGTCGGTGGTCACGGGCCGGATGATCGAGATCTTCGTCTATCCCGGTCCCGAACATTTGACCGCCCTGTTCCGGGACATCTCGGAGCGCAAGTGGATGGAGGAGGAGTTGCGCCGGTCGCGTGACGAGCTCGAGCGGCGGGTTCTGGAGCGGACGGCGGAGCTGGTGAACGCCAATAAGCAGCTGGGAGAGAAGGCGGCTTTGCTCGATCTGGCCCACGACGCCATCCTGGTTCGAGATGCGGATGAGAAAGTCGTCTTCTGGAACCGGGGGGCCGAGGAGACCTACGGCTGGAGTGAAAGCGAGGCACTGGGCAAGCCGGTGCGCGAGCTTCTTGGAACCCGGTTTCCGCTCCCCTGGGAGCAAATAAAGGCCACGCTCCTGAAGGAAAACGGATGGGAAGGCGAACTGGTTCACACCGCCGAGGATGGAAGACGTGTCGTGGTGAATAGTCGCTGGGCTCTGCAAAGAGATGGTTCGGGTCAGCCGGTGGGGATCCTCGAAATCAATCGCGACATCACCGGCAGGAAGAAAGCCGAGGATGAGCTCAAAGCGTATGCGGAGCGCCTCGCGCTGATCAACCAGGAACTGGAGGAATTCGCTTTCGTGGCTTCACACGACCTCCAGGAGCCATTGCGCAAGATCAAGACCTACGGCGACCTGCTCCAGAAACGGTGTGCGCCGTGCCTGGACGATGCCGGACTGGGTTTTCTCGAAAGAATGCTCCGTTCGGCCGATCGGATGCGCCGCCTTCTCAACGACTTGCTCCAGTATTCGAGAGTAGCGGCGAAACAAGAGCCGTTCAAGGAGATTCAGCTCGGAGAAGTGGTGCGGGAAGCGGCGAATGTATTTGAGCAGCGGGCGGGCGGGTTGATCGAAATCCGGAAATTGCCCACCATCGAAGCCGATGAATCCCAAATGCTGCGGCTCTTTCAAAACCTCATCGGCAACGCGCTGAAATTTTGCGGCGCGGCAAGCCCTCAAGTCAAAATTTCGGCAAAGTGCGACCACAAAGGGGGGTGTGAAATTCACGTGGAGGACAACGGCATCGGGTTCGAGCAACACTATGCGGAACGGATTTTCAAGCCTTTTCAGCGACTGCACGGCCGCGACGAGTACGAAGGGACTGGGATGGGGCTCGCCATATGCCGCAAAATCGTCGAGCGGCACGGGGGAAATATCCGGGTCGAGAGCGAGCCCGGGAAAGGCTCCACGTTCATTATCAGACTGCCCGTGAGACAGCACGGGCCGGAGGAAAGACATTGA
- a CDS encoding TIGR00730 family Rossman fold protein — protein MPEKQYLIDAITVHDSWRLFKILAEFVDGFESLADLYPAVSIFGSARVRPGDEIYERTVTIARKLAQSGFHVITGGGPGIMEAGNKGAKEGGAKSVGLNIELPLEQEPNPFATTRLFFQYFFVRKVMFVKYAQAYIGMPGGFGTLDEIFEALTLIQTKRIKPFPVILVGRDHWSGIMDWIRNVLLSGKYISREDLDLVTVLDDPDEVVYTIKRYVIV, from the coding sequence ATGCCAGAAAAACAATATCTCATCGATGCCATAACCGTTCATGATTCGTGGCGCCTGTTCAAGATCCTTGCGGAATTCGTGGACGGTTTCGAATCCCTGGCGGATCTCTACCCGGCCGTATCCATCTTCGGTTCGGCCAGGGTCAGGCCGGGCGACGAAATATACGAACGGACCGTGACCATCGCCCGCAAGCTCGCCCAGAGCGGTTTCCACGTCATCACGGGGGGCGGTCCGGGCATCATGGAAGCCGGCAACAAGGGGGCGAAGGAGGGAGGGGCAAAGTCCGTGGGCCTTAACATCGAGCTGCCGCTCGAACAGGAACCGAACCCTTTCGCCACCACCCGGCTCTTCTTTCAGTATTTTTTCGTGCGCAAAGTGATGTTCGTCAAGTATGCCCAGGCCTACATCGGGATGCCCGGCGGGTTCGGCACCCTGGATGAAATCTTCGAGGCCCTGACTCTGATTCAGACCAAGCGCATCAAGCCGTTTCCCGTCATTCTGGTGGGCCGGGACCACTGGTCCGGGATCATGGACTGGATACGCAACGTCTTGCTGTCGGGCAAATATATTTCGCGCGAAGACCTGGACCTGGTGACCGTGCTGGACGATCCCGATGAAGTGGTCTACACGATCAAGCGGTATGTGATCGTATGA
- a CDS encoding hybrid sensor histidine kinase/response regulator has product MDVDRTRVLLIEDDEDDFVLVRDMLSEVTFSRYELEWVRTFDAALETILQCRHDVCLLDYLLGDRNGLDLLQEAIARGCRFPIIFLTGYGNYEIDLKAMKSGAADYLVKGQLTGPILERSIRYAVERKQAEEELTKYRQHLEKLVEERTRQHVEARADAERRAAEAEEGRRILHALMDYVPTGIAIADASDLTIRAVSNYALELQTRLYDHPGDANDLKDPAQWILYGPDGRTRLNTEELPLVRATRDGTVIIDEELIMGHPGGEQIPTMCNAGPILDNKGNITGGISTWRDISVLKAAQDVLRKANDELERRVEERTEELVQALESLNRSKGQLRFLSAQLLKAQEEERRRIARELHDSIGSALSAIKFSLANTMEQMRKGKTDPETFVTLMNMTQNAIDESRRLMTDLRPSILDDLGIVVTVRWFCRQCRQVYTAVDIEELIDIEEEDVPEPLKIVIFRILQEALNNMAKYSRASQATVCLEKTHERIQLTIEDNGIGFDPDSMISKDESTRGLGLTSMKERAELSGGRFQITSAPSRGTTVSVTWPLARI; this is encoded by the coding sequence ATGGACGTTGACAGAACCAGGGTCCTGTTGATCGAGGACGACGAAGACGACTTTGTGCTCGTTCGGGACATGCTCTCGGAAGTCACGTTCTCCAGGTACGAACTCGAATGGGTTCGGACCTTCGACGCAGCATTGGAAACAATCCTTCAATGCCGGCACGACGTCTGCCTCCTGGACTATCTGCTCGGAGACCGCAACGGCCTGGATCTGCTCCAGGAGGCGATCGCCAGGGGATGCCGGTTCCCGATCATTTTTCTCACGGGCTACGGAAACTACGAAATCGACCTCAAGGCCATGAAATCGGGAGCGGCCGATTACCTGGTGAAAGGGCAACTCACCGGACCCATCCTGGAACGATCGATCCGTTACGCCGTCGAACGCAAGCAAGCCGAAGAAGAACTGACCAAGTACCGCCAGCACCTCGAGAAGCTGGTCGAGGAGCGGACCCGCCAGCACGTGGAAGCCAGGGCGGACGCGGAGCGCCGGGCGGCGGAGGCCGAGGAGGGGCGTCGCATCCTCCACGCCTTGATGGACTACGTGCCGACGGGTATTGCCATTGCCGACGCATCGGATCTGACCATACGCGCCGTGAGCAATTATGCGCTCGAGCTGCAAACCCGCCTGTACGATCACCCCGGGGACGCGAACGATCTGAAGGACCCGGCGCAATGGATCCTGTACGGTCCGGACGGCCGGACCCGGCTGAACACGGAGGAACTGCCCCTGGTCCGGGCTACCCGGGATGGAACGGTGATCATCGACGAAGAGCTGATCATGGGCCACCCGGGCGGTGAGCAGATTCCGACCATGTGCAATGCCGGCCCGATTTTGGACAACAAGGGCAACATCACCGGGGGGATATCGACGTGGCGAGACATCAGCGTCCTCAAGGCGGCCCAGGACGTGCTCCGCAAAGCCAACGACGAGCTCGAACGCCGGGTCGAGGAACGCACGGAAGAGCTGGTGCAGGCCCTGGAATCCTTGAACCGCTCGAAGGGACAGCTCCGGTTTCTTTCCGCTCAGCTGCTCAAGGCGCAGGAAGAAGAACGCCGCAGAATTGCCCGGGAGCTCCACGACAGCATCGGATCGGCGCTCAGCGCCATCAAGTTCAGCCTCGCCAACACCATGGAGCAGATGAGGAAAGGCAAGACCGATCCCGAGACTTTCGTCACTCTCATGAACATGACACAAAACGCCATCGACGAGTCGCGCAGGCTGATGACCGACCTGAGGCCGTCGATCCTGGACGATCTGGGCATCGTTGTTACCGTGCGATGGTTCTGCCGGCAGTGCCGGCAGGTGTACACGGCGGTCGACATCGAAGAGCTGATCGACATTGAAGAAGAAGATGTGCCGGAACCGCTCAAGATCGTCATTTTCCGGATCCTTCAGGAAGCCCTGAACAACATGGCCAAATACAGCCGGGCCAGCCAGGCGACCGTCTGCCTCGAAAAGACGCACGAACGGATTCAACTCACCATAGAAGACAACGGCATCGGTTTCGATCCCGATTCCATGATCTCCAAGGACGAAAGCACCAGGGGCCTGGGACTCACCAGCATGAAGGAACGCGCCGAGCTCTCCGGAGGCCGTTTTCAGATCACTTCCGCTCCGAGCCGGGGCACAACCGTTAGCGTCACCTGGCCGCTGGCCCGGATTTAG
- a CDS encoding ABC transporter ATP-binding protein, with protein MRREILRYLWPYRIPFTMALFQVILISAFEILKPWPLKVVIDNVLSGKPLAWSFAATFDNETILVLSCIGLVLIYLLLGGLSILNNYTTIRIGQRMVNDFRSDLYSHLQRLSLAFHSRSRVGDLLYRITSDTYSIQAITMNGVFPVVTATAFLVMMFLVMIRLDWLLTLLALAICPALVITISLMSRKITEAATYFRERESEVFSVVQRAMSAIRIIQAFTKEEEEHRKFMRASVASLGASLRLFTLENFYSGVVNGVMALGTALVLYIGARHVLSGSLSVGEIVVFTAYLASLYAPINTLSQTWGVIQTAKVGVRRVFEILDVERDLKDGSRVFPEKGARGEILVEGVSFRYVADQPVLKNISVRIEPGQKVAIVGPTGVGKSTLVSLVPRFYDPVEGRVLIDGIDVREYQLKSLRNQISMVLQPPLVFPVSVRENIAYGRPEASEDEIVSAARLARIHDSIMKLSKGYDTLIGEQGATLSEGERQRITIARAILRDSPILILDEPTSSVDAETEAAIMEGLNRLMVGRTTFIIAHRLSTVRAADKILVLRSGEIVEQGSFNELVRANGFFASLYRTQFGLEE; from the coding sequence ATGAGACGAGAAATTCTGAGATACCTGTGGCCCTACCGTATTCCTTTCACCATGGCGCTGTTCCAGGTCATTCTGATCAGCGCGTTCGAGATTCTCAAGCCATGGCCTCTGAAGGTGGTCATCGACAACGTGCTGAGCGGGAAGCCTCTGGCGTGGTCATTTGCGGCGACCTTCGACAACGAGACGATCCTGGTCCTCTCCTGCATCGGTCTTGTGCTGATCTACCTGCTCCTGGGCGGCCTGAGCATTCTCAACAACTACACCACCATCAGGATCGGGCAGCGCATGGTGAACGATTTCAGGAGCGATCTATACAGCCACCTCCAGCGCCTGTCTCTGGCGTTTCACAGCAGGAGCCGGGTGGGCGATCTGCTCTACCGCATCACCTCGGACACCTACTCGATCCAGGCCATCACGATGAACGGCGTTTTCCCCGTCGTGACCGCCACCGCTTTTCTCGTCATGATGTTCCTCGTCATGATAAGGCTCGACTGGCTGCTGACTCTGCTGGCGCTCGCCATCTGTCCCGCGCTGGTCATCACCATCTCTCTCATGAGCCGAAAGATCACCGAAGCGGCGACCTATTTCAGGGAACGGGAAAGTGAAGTCTTTTCCGTGGTGCAGAGGGCCATGTCCGCCATACGGATCATCCAGGCCTTCACGAAGGAGGAGGAGGAGCACAGGAAATTCATGAGGGCCAGTGTCGCAAGTCTCGGGGCCAGTCTGCGCCTCTTCACGCTCGAAAATTTCTATTCCGGGGTCGTGAACGGCGTAATGGCCCTCGGCACGGCGTTGGTCTTGTACATCGGGGCCAGGCATGTACTTTCCGGCAGCCTCAGCGTCGGAGAAATCGTCGTCTTCACGGCGTATCTCGCCTCCCTCTATGCCCCGATCAACACGCTCAGCCAGACCTGGGGGGTCATTCAAACGGCCAAGGTCGGAGTCAGGCGCGTGTTCGAAATCCTGGATGTCGAAAGGGACCTGAAGGACGGCAGCCGCGTTTTCCCCGAAAAGGGGGCGAGAGGGGAGATCCTCGTGGAAGGGGTGTCTTTTCGGTATGTCGCCGACCAGCCCGTTTTGAAGAACATCTCCGTACGCATCGAACCGGGGCAGAAAGTGGCCATCGTCGGGCCCACGGGAGTCGGGAAATCGACCCTGGTGAGCCTCGTCCCCCGCTTCTACGACCCGGTGGAAGGCCGGGTCCTGATCGACGGAATCGATGTCCGGGAGTATCAGCTCAAGTCGTTGCGAAATCAAATTTCCATGGTGCTACAACCGCCCCTGGTCTTTCCCGTCAGCGTCAGGGAAAACATCGCCTACGGGCGCCCCGAGGCAAGCGAGGATGAGATCGTTTCCGCCGCGCGCCTCGCCCGGATCCACGATTCCATCATGAAGCTGTCGAAAGGGTATGACACCCTGATAGGGGAACAGGGCGCGACCCTGTCCGAGGGGGAGAGGCAGAGAATCACCATAGCCCGCGCAATCCTGCGGGATTCCCCCATATTGATTCTCGACGAGCCGACATCGTCGGTGGACGCGGAAACGGAAGCGGCCATCATGGAAGGGTTGAACCGGCTCATGGTGGGGCGCACCACTTTCATCATCGCGCATCGCCTGTCCACGGTGAGGGCCGCGGACAAGATCCTGGTGCTCCGGTCGGGGGAAATCGTGGAGCAGGGGAGCTTCAACGAACTGGTGCGCGCCAACGGCTTCTTCGCGTCCCTGTATCGAACGCAGTTCGGACTCGAAGAGTGA
- a CDS encoding XRE family transcriptional regulator, whose translation MSTVKSQLKSKKNTEMAVRLKKIIQNSGLSLAEFARRTQVSKNTLVNYRDEATSPTGTFLEKVCRNFSVSASWLLLGDGGPYDVSGGGKRAVEYTLIPLLKSRVSTGPDGEILFGDIEDHYPFKLWWLEKLVGEGERRQKGLFLIRVQGDAMLPTVNQGDVALVDSDEAERMRVLSGRIYLVVLPDGATAFRRLALSGGRDCPRLVCLSDNTAAFRPFEFALDPGKPLRNHILGRIRWVGREFE comes from the coding sequence ATGTCGACGGTCAAAAGCCAATTAAAATCCAAAAAAAATACCGAAATGGCGGTGAGGCTCAAAAAAATAATCCAGAATTCTGGTTTATCCCTCGCCGAGTTTGCCCGACGCACGCAGGTGTCCAAGAACACGCTGGTCAATTACCGGGATGAGGCGACTTCTCCCACCGGAACTTTCCTGGAGAAGGTGTGCCGCAATTTCTCGGTCAGCGCGTCCTGGCTCCTGCTTGGGGACGGAGGTCCGTACGACGTTTCGGGAGGCGGAAAGCGCGCCGTGGAATACACCCTCATCCCGCTGCTCAAGTCCCGGGTGTCCACGGGACCCGACGGAGAAATTCTGTTCGGAGACATTGAGGACCACTATCCATTCAAGCTCTGGTGGTTGGAGAAGCTGGTGGGGGAGGGAGAGCGGAGACAGAAAGGGCTTTTCCTGATCCGGGTGCAGGGGGACGCCATGCTTCCGACGGTCAATCAGGGGGATGTGGCGCTGGTGGACAGCGACGAGGCGGAGCGAATGCGGGTGCTCTCCGGTCGCATCTACCTGGTGGTTCTGCCGGACGGCGCCACGGCCTTCAGGCGACTGGCGCTGAGCGGGGGCCGGGATTGTCCGCGGCTGGTCTGCCTCTCGGACAACACGGCGGCCTTTCGCCCCTTCGAGTTTGCGCTCGACCCGGGCAAGCCGCTCAGGAATCACATACTGGGCCGCATACGGTGGGTCGGCAGGGAGTTTGAATAG